A single window of Syntrophus aciditrophicus SB DNA harbors:
- a CDS encoding cysteine hydrolase family protein, with product MKPAVIVIDMVKESLDSSHPELITPFARAIVPAINRLTEEARKRSIPVIFSTDSFLEGDFIFKGRMKERSIRGTEGAEVTDLLVQAPTDIWLPKRRFSAFFKTDLDQTLRLYGVDTVAVTGITTHWCVLSTVLDALANDFAAFFIEDGCASHKAEIHENVLNCFRRNPLDPLLQVMTVDEFLQKLD from the coding sequence TGAAACCAGCTGTCATTGTCATCGATATGGTCAAGGAATCACTGGATTCCTCTCATCCGGAGCTTATTACGCCTTTTGCCCGGGCCATCGTGCCCGCCATCAACCGTCTTACCGAGGAGGCCCGGAAGCGTTCGATTCCCGTCATCTTTTCTACGGACAGTTTTCTGGAAGGGGATTTCATCTTTAAGGGAAGAATGAAGGAACGCAGCATCCGCGGCACTGAAGGCGCCGAAGTGACCGATCTGCTGGTTCAGGCTCCTACGGATATCTGGTTGCCCAAACGCCGTTTCAGCGCTTTTTTCAAGACCGATCTCGATCAGACGCTGCGCCTTTACGGTGTGGATACCGTGGCCGTAACGGGGATCACCACCCACTGGTGCGTATTGTCGACCGTTCTTGACGCGCTGGCCAATGATTTTGCGGCCTTCTTTATCGAGGACGGGTGCGCATCCCATAAGGCGGAAATTCATGAGAACGTCCTGAACTGCTTCCGCAGGAATCCTCTGGATCCTCTGCTTCAGGTCATGACCGTGGACGAGTTTCTGCAGAAACTGGACTGA